One stretch of Lemur catta isolate mLemCat1 chromosome 2, mLemCat1.pri, whole genome shotgun sequence DNA includes these proteins:
- the LOC123632014 gene encoding olfactory receptor 2AE1-like encodes MWQRNQTYLTDFILEGLFDDSLTHLFLFSLTMVVFLIAVGGNSLTILLIYADPRLHTPMYFLLSQLSLMDLMHVSTTIPKMATNYLLGKESISFVGCAAQHFLYLSLGGAECLLLALMSYDRYVAICHPLRYTVLMNKKVGLMMAAMSWLGASMNSLVHTVTLMRFPFCGSRKIHHFYCEYPAVVKLICGDISVYETIVYISSILLLLLPVLLVSTSYAFILHSVIHMHSAGSKRNAFATCSSHLIVVSLWFGACIFSYMRPRSQHTPLQDKVGSVFYSIITPTLNPLIYTLRNKDVAKALRRVLRRDIVIH; translated from the coding sequence ATGTGGCAGAGGAATCAGACCTATCTGACTGACTTCATCCTTGAGGGGCTCTTTGATGACTCTCTCACccaccttttccttttctccttgacCATGGTGGTCTTCCTTATTGCAGTCGGTGGCAACAGTCTCACCATTCTCCTCATCTATGCTGACCCCCGGCTTCACACACCGATGTACTTCCTGCTCAGCCAGCTCTCCCTCATGGACCTGATGCACGTCTCCACAACCATCCCCAAGATGGCTACCAACTACCTCTTGGGCAAGGAGTCCATCTCCTTTGTGGGCTGTGCTGCCCAGCACTTTCTCTACTTGTCCCTGGGTGGTGCAGAGTGTCTTCTTCTAGCTCTCATGTCCTATGACCGCTATGTTGCCATCTGCCATCCACTGCGTTATACTGTGCTCATGAACAAAAAGGTGGGACTTATGATGGCTGCTATGTCGTGGTTAGGGGCATCCATGAATTCCCTTGTTCACACAGTGACCTTGATGCGCTTCCCTTTCTGTGGGTCTCGGAAAATCCACCACTTCTACTGTGAGTACCCAGCTGTTGTGAAGTTGATATGTGGTGACATCTCTGTTTATGAGACCATAGTGTATATCAGCAGtatcctccttctcctcctccctgtcttACTGGTTTCTACATCTTATGCTTTCATCCTCCATAGTGTCATTCATATGCATTCAGCTGGGAGTAAGAGAAATGCTTTTGCCACTTGTAGCTCTCACCTTATTGTTGTTTCCCTCTGGTTTGGCGCCTGCATCTTCTCATATATGAGGCCCAGGTCTCAGCACACTCCACTGCAAGACAAAGTTGGTTCTGTGTTCTATAGTATCATTACTCCCACACTGAACCCTCTCATTTATACTCTTCGGAATAAAGATGTAGCTAAGGCTCTGAGGAGAGTGTTGAGAAGAGATATTGTTATCCATTGA